The following coding sequences are from one Thermofilaceae archaeon window:
- a CDS encoding carbohydrate kinase family protein, whose translation MRVVSVGNVNIDLLVYVDEFPEAGGRVEARVLARSPGGAAANYAVAAAKLGARAVLYGCVGSDEEGERLLKLLEGAGVDTSCVKRVEEQTGTAIVIVDSKGERTMIIHKGANAHLRKAVREGRLPPTDWVHAASVPPDLAAEVFSEAKRLGAFASYDPGGTYVRSGFDRILEAVKLVDVLFLNEAEASVLASSGAGNELEVLRRIIPIVVVKRGSRGSMAWVRGVFCEAEAFKVAAVDTTGAGDVFDAAFTLAVLLGLECREALTFANACAAIKVARRGAQSGPALAEALEFLKARGFAELASRLCLLSESFNR comes from the coding sequence GTGAGAGTGGTATCGGTCGGCAACGTCAACATCGACCTGCTTGTGTACGTCGACGAGTTTCCGGAAGCGGGTGGGAGAGTGGAGGCTAGGGTCCTCGCGAGGAGCCCTGGAGGCGCTGCAGCCAATTACGCGGTCGCGGCCGCAAAGCTGGGAGCGAGAGCGGTGCTCTACGGCTGCGTGGGTAGCGACGAAGAGGGCGAACGGCTCCTGAAGCTCTTAGAGGGGGCTGGGGTTGACACCTCCTGCGTCAAGCGCGTGGAAGAGCAGACCGGCACCGCCATCGTGATCGTGGACTCAAAGGGGGAGCGCACGATGATCATCCACAAGGGGGCCAACGCCCATCTCCGAAAAGCGGTCAGGGAGGGGCGCCTCCCTCCTACGGATTGGGTTCACGCGGCGTCCGTACCACCGGATCTAGCTGCTGAGGTCTTCAGCGAAGCGAAGAGGCTAGGTGCTTTCGCTTCGTACGATCCGGGAGGGACGTATGTAAGATCGGGCTTCGATAGGATCCTCGAAGCCGTGAAACTAGTCGATGTCCTCTTCCTGAACGAAGCCGAAGCATCAGTATTGGCCAGCAGCGGTGCTGGAAACGAGTTGGAGGTGCTAAGGCGCATAATTCCGATAGTCGTTGTGAAGAGGGGTTCGCGGGGCTCGATGGCTTGGGTTAGAGGGGTGTTTTGCGAGGCTGAAGCATTCAAGGTTGCTGCTGTAGACACTACGGGCGCGGGCGACGTCTTCGACGCAGCGTTCACATTGGCCGTGTTACTGGGGCTGGAGTGCCGCGAGGCTTTGACGTTCGCAAACGCTTGCGCCGCGATAAAAGTCGCCAGGCGTGGTGCCCAGTCCGGACCC